CTCTTTTTTGCAGGCTTGCGTCCATCGGGGAACCCTAATGGCTGCCGGGGGAGGGGCGTCAACCGGTTTTTGATATGGCTTTCGGGCTGTCGGTAACCCGGTGAATGTACTGCGAGCTGAAGGTCATTAAAAATATTCTGTATTCCACCGCCGGATTTTCCGGCGGCGCAACGTTATTCGGAGGAATTTTTGAACGAGTCCTGCTCGTCCGCGCTGCTTTCGTCGTCGGCGACAGGAATGGCGTAGGAACCGTTCAGCCAGCGGGCGAGATCGAGCGAGCGGCAGCGATCCGAACAGAACGGATAGTCTTCCCGTGTCGAGGGCCGCCCGCACTCCGGACATGGCTTCGTTTTCCGAAGCGGCGTGACATTTCCCGAACCTTCAGGAGATGATTTTGTCATGGTCTATCCTTCGAGCCAGCCCGACGTCACCTCGAATCCTTCACCGGAAAGAAGCGACATGGTCTCATACAGCGGCAGGCCGACGACATTGGTGTAGGAGCCGGTCAGTTTCTGCACGAATGAGCCGGCAATGCCCTGGATACCATAGGCCCCGGCTTTGCCGCGCCATTGCCCGGAAGCGATATAGGCGTCGATCTCGCGCGTGGTAAGGCGTTTGAAACGCACCTTGGTTTCCACAACCTTCTGACGGATTTTGCCGCCGGGCGTCACAAGGCAGATGCCGGTATAGACCCAATGGCTGCGCCCCGAGAGAAGATGCAGCGCTGCGGAAGCCTCCTCGGTATATTCCGCCTTGCCGACAATGCGGCGACCCACGGCCACCACGGTGTCGGAGCCGAGAACATAGGCGTCTTTCCACGTCTGCTCGCTCTTCAGCGCCGCATGCGCAGCCTCGGCCTTCTGTAGCGACAGGCGACGGCACAGCGTGCGCGGATGCTCAAGCTTTACGGGCGTCTCGTCGATATCCATCGGCATCAGACGTGCCGGCTCGATGCCGATCTGGTGCAACAGTTCCAGACGCCGCGGCGAACCGGATGCCAGAACGAGCTTTTGTTTTGAGTTGGTCATTGCGCTGCCCGGGCTTCCGAATGCCGAAAACGGATTACTTGAAGCGATAGGTGATGCGGCCCTTGCTCAGGTCGTAAGGCGTCATTTCGACCAGCACCTTGTCGCCCGCCAGAACGCGGATACGGTTCTTGCGCATGCGGCCCGCCGTGTGGGCGATGATTTCGTGTTCGTTCTCAAGCTTCACGCGGAATGTTGCGTTCGGCAGCAATTCGGTTACGATGCCCGGGAATTCGAGGACTTCTTCTTTTGTCATGTAAGGGTTTTCTTCCTGTTGATAGTGCCGGACCTGTCGTGTCCGGGAAAATTGCGCGGAAACTACACAATCCCGGCACATTTGTGAACCTCTAAAGCATCACGGCGAAAATCGGAACCGATTTTCGCCAGGTGAGAGGTGCGGATCGAATAAATGCCTGTCCTGTGCGGCGTTTGAAGTGTCTGGTCCGATCGAAGCGGACAATCAACCTCAGTCTTTTGAAAGCGTATCTGCTGCCGGCTGCGGCCTTCCTGGCAGGCGTTCGGTAATCAGCCTGGCAAGATGGTCCCGCACCTCGCGATAGGCATCCAGAATCTGGTCCCGCGTGCCGGTGATGACGGTTGGGTCCATGGTTGGCCAATAGACAACGTCGAGCGAGTTGGAGCGTGTCAGTTCAAGTGCTGCGTGATGAGCTTCGGGTGTCAATGTAATGATCAGATCGAAAAAATCATCCTCGATCTCGTCCAATGTGCGCGGTTTGTGTTTGCCGAGCGAAAATCCCTGTTCTTCCAGCACCGCATCCACAAAGGGGTCACGCTCGCCCGCACGCACGCCGGCCGACTGGATGTAGATGCCGGGCGCCACCAGTCGTTTGGCGATGACCTCGGCCATGGGAGAACGGATGGAGTTCATACCGCACATGAAGAGGACCGATTTGGGAGCCTGTCCCCCATTTGGAGCCGTGGCGGGATCTCTCATCTCTAACCCCGCCAATAAAGCACACAGACAAGGGTGAAGAGACGGCGCGCAGTATCGAAATCGATCTTGATCTTGCCGGAAAGCCGGTCCATCAAAGTCTGCGAGCCGTCATTGTGAATGCCCCGCCTGCCCATGTCGATCGCCTCGATCTGGCTTGGAGTGGAGGAGCGTATCGCCTCGTAATAGCTTTCGCAGATCAGGAAATAATCCTTGATGATGCGGCGGAACGGCGTCAGCGACAGGATATGGGTCGAGACATCCTTCTCGTCTTCGGTCTTGATCGAGAAAACCAGCTTGGCATCGACCAGCGATATGTGCAGCCGGTATGGGCCGCCCTCATGGCCGAATGGTTCGAACGTGTTTTCCTCGATCAGATCGAAAATGGCGACGGCGCGTTCATGCTCCACGTCCGGCGTGGACCGGCCGATGCTATCGTCCAGAACCACATCGCAGAGCCGGAAATCGCCTGAAGCCATCTCTTAACTTTCCGGGTTGAGGCGAATGGAGACGGAGCGCGCATGCGCGTCCAGCCCCTCCGAACGGGCAAGGGTGATCGCCGCCGGCGCAAGCTGCCGCAGCTGCTCAGGCCCGAGACGTAGGATCGAGGTACGCTTGACGAAATCCAGCACCGAAAGGCCGGAAGAGAAGCGCGCTGAGCGCGCCGTCGGCAGAACGTGGTTGGAGCCGCCGACATAATCGCCGATCACCTCAGGCGTATGGCGCCCGACGAAGATCGCGCCGGCATTGCGGATATGCGCCATCAGCGCGTCCGGATCGTCAACGGCAAGCTCCAGATGCTCGGCCGCAATGCGGTTGGCCAAGGGAATGGCATCGGTGAGCTTTTCGACGAGAATGATCGCACCGAAATCCGCCCAGCTCGCCGCTGCCGTCTCGGCGCGCGACAGCCGTTTCAGCTGCCGTTCCACCGCCGCCTCCACCGCCTTGCCGAGTTCTGCATTGTCGGTGATGAGGATGGACTGCGCGCCACGGTCATGCTCCGCCTGCGCCAGAAGATCGGCGGCCAGCCAATCCGGATCGTTGTCCTTGTCGGCAATGACAAGCACTTCGGAAGGCCCGGCGATCATGTCGATGCCGACAGTTCCGAAGACATGCCGTTTCGCGGCCGCCACATAGGCATTGCCGGGGCCGACAATCTTGGCGACAGGCGTGATTGTTTCCGTGCCGTAGGCGAGTGCAGCCACGGCCTGTGCGCCGCCAATGCGGTAGATTTCCTCAACACCTGCGATGCGCGCGGCGGCAAGAACGGCGGGGTTTATCACGCCGCCATTCGCCGGCACGACCATGACGATACGCTCTACACCGGCAACCTTGGCGGGGACAGCATTCATAAGGACGGAGCTTGGATAGCTCGCGGTGCCGCCGGGCACATAAAGGCCGACAGCTTCGATCGCCGTCCAGCGTGAACCTAGGCCCACACCGATCTCGTCTTCGTAGATATCGTCCTTCGGCATCTGCCGCGCATGGTGTTTTTCAATGCGCCGGGCTGCGAGTTCGAGAGCTTCGATGACACTTCTGTCAACGGCTGCGACGGCCGCATCGATCTCTTCCGCTGTCACCCGCATCGAGACCTTCGAGAAATCGATCCCGTCGAATTTAATGGAGTAGTGGGCCAGGGCCGCATCGCCGCGATTGCGGACGTCATCGATGATGTCGCGAACGGTCGCGTTGACGTCTTCCGAAACTTCCCTCTTGGTTGTCAGGAAGGCAGCGAATTTCTGTTCGAAATCAGCCGATGCCCGCTCCAGCCAGATTGCCACGCCATTACCCTCTCATTTTCCTCGCGGCGATCCCGCGAGGTGCACGAACTCACCGCAGAAAAATGCGGCTCTGGTATGTGGCATAAATCGAAACAGTGACGAAAGGCAACCGTTGCAATGGCGTGGAGAGCTTATTCGCTATCGGGATGATGCGGTTTGGCGGCAGTTTCCCAGGCGCCGCTCACATCCGTCAGCTGCGCCTCGATGCATTCGACATCGAGTGCGATAGCCCCGCCGCCCGAAAGCGTCAGTTCGACGGCGCCATCAGGACCTTCGCCGTTCTGCACGAAGCGGATTGCAAGGAGCGAAAGCACCTGTTCCTTATCATTGCGATTGATGCCGTGCGAGCGGACGGCGGAGACCCGCTTCAGGAAAACCACGCTGCGGCATCGCTCCGGCGGCAGGTTCTTCTTATTCGCGCTTTCCCAGACGAAACGATTGGCGGAAAGTGTAAATTGGCCCTGCTTTGCCTCGAATGCAACGTCCTTCAGTTTGAAGACGCTGTCCTGCATGTGCGTCGAAATGACGGAGAGATCTTCAGTATCCAGCGCGAGCAATTTCAGGCCGCTCATCGTTTTCTTCCTTTTCCGCGGGGCCGCGCCCGCAATGTCTATTCCTTGTACAGGAAATAGGCAGTCGCGGCCCGCTCTGCAACGGGGAGAAAACGAATGAGCGGCGATGAAAGGATCAATCGCTGACGCGTTCGACCAGCGCACCGCAGCGGGTGAGCTTTTCTTCAAGCCGTTCGAAACCGCGATCGAGGTGGTAGACGCGCGAAACCATGGTCTCGCCTTCCGCCACCAGGCCCGCAATGACCAACGACACCGAGGCGCGCAGATCGGTTGCCATGACAGGCGCACCCTTCAGGCGGGTAACGCCTTCGATACGGGCCATCTGCCCGGAGAGCGAAATCTTCGCGCCGAGACGGGCCAGTTCCTGCACATGCATGAAGCGGTTTTCGAAGATGGTTTCGGTAATGTGGGATACACCCTGCGACCGGGTCATCAGCGCCATGAACTGCGCCTGAAGGTCGGTAGGGAAGCCGGGGAAGGGTTCGGTGACGATATCGACCGGCTGAATGCCGTTGCCGTTGCGCACGACGCGCAGACCGGTCTCCGTGTCGCTGATCGACACTCCGGCAAGCCGCAGCGTGTCCAGCGCATTGTCGAGCAGCGATGCACGCGTGCCTTCCAGCACCACATCACCGCCAGCCATGGCAACGGCCATGGCATAGGTGCCTGTCTCGATACGGTCAGGCAGCACCCGGTGGCGTGCGCCGGAAAGCGATGTGACGCCCTCGATGGTGATGGTGGAGGTGCCAGCGCCTTCGATCTTCGCGCCCATCGCAATCAGGCAGTGCGCTAGATCGACGACTTCCGGTTCGCGGGCGGCGTTGTGAATGACGGTGGTGCCTCTTGCAAGGCTCGCGGCCATCAGCATCACATGCGTCGCGCCGACGGAGACTTTCGGGAAGGTATAAACAGCGCCGATAAGGCCGCCCTTCGGAGCGCTGGCGTTGATATAGCCGCCATCGATCTCCATCGTTGCGCCAAGCGCCTGCAGGCCCTCGATGAACAGGTCCACCGGACGTGTGCCGATGGCACAGCCGCCGGGCAGTGAAACGCGCGCACGGCCTTCACGGGCCAGAAGCGGGCCGATGACCCAGAAGCTGGCGCGCATCTTGGAAACCAGCTCGTAAGGTGCGGTGGTGTCGACAATGGTGCGGCAGGTGAAGTGGACCGTGCGGGAATAGGCTTCGCCCTGGCTTTCGCGACGACCATTGACCGAAATATCGACGCCATGATTGCCGAGAATACGGATGAGCTGCTCGACGTCCGCCAGATGCGGCACGTTTTCGAGCGTTAGCGTGTCGCTGGTCAGAAGCGAAGCGATCATCAACGGCAAGGCGGCGTTTTTCGCGCCGGAGATGGGAATGATGCCGTTGAGCTTGTTACCACCCGTAATTCTGATGCGATCCATGCGTCCCTACGGGCCTGTGCCCGCCTTTCTTAATCATGCCTTGCGGAAATGCGCGTCCTTAGACGAGTTTCCGCGGCGTTTCAAATGATGCTGGTGAATTCTCTATGAGGATGATTCGTCCGTTTTTGCGGCAGGCAGGCCAATCGTCTCATCCGCATCGCCGGCCCGGCGCGCGCGAACCTGCTGTTTGCGCTTCTGCAGGTTTTCACGCAGCTTCTTCGCTGCCCGCGCCTTGCGCTCCGCCTCGCGTTGCCGCGCCTTCTCGCCGGGACCTGCCTGCGCGTTGCCGCTTGCCGCAAGGGCAACGGGGTCTTCTGAAGCGTTCACGGAAACCGCCGCCTTTGCCTGTTTGTCATGATGTTCGTTCATAAATTCAGCAATATCCGAAAAATACGTTTTTCAACAGGGGGAACGCTTTTTTGCCCCGCTTGTTGAAGAATATCGTTTTGCGACTTGCGCTCGTCAAAAACCTATGGCAATAGGCCGCCACGCTTGATGCTGAAGCAAACGCTTCGGCACCGGATGCTGCTATAGCTCAGGGGTAGA
This region of Agrobacterium tumefaciens genomic DNA includes:
- the yacG gene encoding DNA gyrase inhibitor YacG; its protein translation is MTKSSPEGSGNVTPLRKTKPCPECGRPSTREDYPFCSDRCRSLDLARWLNGSYAIPVADDESSADEQDSFKNSSE
- a CDS encoding Maf-like protein yields the protein MTNSKQKLVLASGSPRRLELLHQIGIEPARLMPMDIDETPVKLEHPRTLCRRLSLQKAEAAHAALKSEQTWKDAYVLGSDTVVAVGRRIVGKAEYTEEASAALHLLSGRSHWVYTGICLVTPGGKIRQKVVETKVRFKRLTTREIDAYIASGQWRGKAGAYGIQGIAGSFVQKLTGSYTNVVGLPLYETMSLLSGEGFEVTSGWLEG
- the infA gene encoding translation initiation factor IF-1 produces the protein MTKEEVLEFPGIVTELLPNATFRVKLENEHEIIAHTAGRMRKNRIRVLAGDKVLVEMTPYDLSKGRITYRFK
- a CDS encoding arsenate-mycothiol transferase ArsC, which encodes MRDPATAPNGGQAPKSVLFMCGMNSIRSPMAEVIAKRLVAPGIYIQSAGVRAGERDPFVDAVLEEQGFSLGKHKPRTLDEIEDDFFDLIITLTPEAHHAALELTRSNSLDVVYWPTMDPTVITGTRDQILDAYREVRDHLARLITERLPGRPQPAADTLSKD
- a CDS encoding UPF0262 family protein — encoded protein: MASGDFRLCDVVLDDSIGRSTPDVEHERAVAIFDLIEENTFEPFGHEGGPYRLHISLVDAKLVFSIKTEDEKDVSTHILSLTPFRRIIKDYFLICESYYEAIRSSTPSQIEAIDMGRRGIHNDGSQTLMDRLSGKIKIDFDTARRLFTLVCVLYWRG
- the hisD gene encoding histidinol dehydrogenase, with the translated sequence MAIWLERASADFEQKFAAFLTTKREVSEDVNATVRDIIDDVRNRGDAALAHYSIKFDGIDFSKVSMRVTAEEIDAAVAAVDRSVIEALELAARRIEKHHARQMPKDDIYEDEIGVGLGSRWTAIEAVGLYVPGGTASYPSSVLMNAVPAKVAGVERIVMVVPANGGVINPAVLAAARIAGVEEIYRIGGAQAVAALAYGTETITPVAKIVGPGNAYVAAAKRHVFGTVGIDMIAGPSEVLVIADKDNDPDWLAADLLAQAEHDRGAQSILITDNAELGKAVEAAVERQLKRLSRAETAAASWADFGAIILVEKLTDAIPLANRIAAEHLELAVDDPDALMAHIRNAGAIFVGRHTPEVIGDYVGGSNHVLPTARSARFSSGLSVLDFVKRTSILRLGPEQLRQLAPAAITLARSEGLDAHARSVSIRLNPES
- a CDS encoding DUF2948 family protein → MSGLKLLALDTEDLSVISTHMQDSVFKLKDVAFEAKQGQFTLSANRFVWESANKKNLPPERCRSVVFLKRVSAVRSHGINRNDKEQVLSLLAIRFVQNGEGPDGAVELTLSGGGAIALDVECIEAQLTDVSGAWETAAKPHHPDSE
- the murA gene encoding UDP-N-acetylglucosamine 1-carboxyvinyltransferase — its product is MDRIRITGGNKLNGIIPISGAKNAALPLMIASLLTSDTLTLENVPHLADVEQLIRILGNHGVDISVNGRRESQGEAYSRTVHFTCRTIVDTTAPYELVSKMRASFWVIGPLLAREGRARVSLPGGCAIGTRPVDLFIEGLQALGATMEIDGGYINASAPKGGLIGAVYTFPKVSVGATHVMLMAASLARGTTVIHNAAREPEVVDLAHCLIAMGAKIEGAGTSTITIEGVTSLSGARHRVLPDRIETGTYAMAVAMAGGDVVLEGTRASLLDNALDTLRLAGVSISDTETGLRVVRNGNGIQPVDIVTEPFPGFPTDLQAQFMALMTRSQGVSHITETIFENRFMHVQELARLGAKISLSGQMARIEGVTRLKGAPVMATDLRASVSLVIAGLVAEGETMVSRVYHLDRGFERLEEKLTRCGALVERVSD